Proteins encoded by one window of Gemmatimonas aurantiaca:
- a CDS encoding ribonucleoside-diphosphate reductase subunit alpha has translation MAVSLGAGDIRNVFFPPVGGSVSAEPTFHVIRRNRTVSPFDPTKIAVAMTKAFVAVEGPSAATSARVRDIVERRCAAVVEALTRHADSQRALHIEEIQDQVELALMRGGHHKVARAYVLYREERARLRRESGEETTSTTPTRAALRFTLPGGEVRTVDQAHLGLVIDDACDGLDGVSAVSVLAETLRNLYDGISADELSLAPILAARALVETEPNYAFVSARLLLERLRTEVLSYIHGHHVEARAAEMGQHYPEYFPQYVEQGIALGLLDPELARFDLGRIAAALRPERDLAFRYLGLQTLYDRYLLHTDGVRVELPQAFFMRVAMGLALREVDREARAIEFYELISSFDFMCSTPTLFNAGTPRAQLSSCFLTSVPDDLDGIFKSVKDNALLAKYSGGLGNDWSRVRGLGAHIRGTNGRSQGVVPFLKVANDTAVAVNQGGKRKGAVCAYLETWHIDIEDFLDLRKNTGDDRRRTHDMNTANWIPDLFMQRVEENGEWTLFSPDEVPDLHDLYGPAFAERYLVHEARADRGEIAVHKRVRAADLWRRMLTMLFETGHPWITFKDPCNLRSPQQHVGVIHSSNLCTEITLNTSDSEVAVCNLGSVNLANHITASGLDRQRLSRTVRTAVRMLDNVIDINYYTIPEARRSNLRHRPVGLGIMGFQDALHTLRLPYASDDAVRFADESMEFLSYEAIGASSDLAVERGTYASFNGSLWSRGILPIDSLELLGQARADVGSALECDRSAQLDWNALRERVRAQGMRNSNLLAIAPTATISNICGVSQSIEPSYRNLFVKSNMSGEFTEVNEYLVHDLKDRGLWDEVMVSDLKYFDGSLGPIDRVPEDLKRLYMTAFEIDCSWLIEAAARRQKWIDQAQSLNLYVAQPSGRQLDSLYRLAWRRGLKTTYYLRSQSATHVEKSTLKGTDGKLNAVAVAATRTVEAVEAMTAPACSIDNPDCEACQ, from the coding sequence ATGGCAGTGTCGCTCGGTGCCGGTGATATCCGGAATGTGTTTTTCCCACCCGTCGGCGGATCGGTCAGTGCCGAGCCGACGTTCCACGTCATCCGGCGCAACCGGACCGTTTCGCCCTTCGATCCGACCAAGATCGCGGTGGCGATGACGAAGGCCTTCGTGGCCGTCGAAGGACCGAGCGCGGCGACGTCCGCCCGCGTCCGTGACATCGTCGAACGCCGCTGCGCCGCCGTGGTGGAAGCGCTGACGCGTCACGCCGATTCGCAGCGCGCGCTCCACATCGAAGAGATCCAGGACCAGGTCGAACTCGCGCTCATGCGCGGTGGACATCACAAGGTCGCGCGGGCGTACGTGCTCTATCGCGAAGAGCGTGCGCGGTTGCGCCGGGAGTCTGGCGAGGAAACGACCAGCACCACGCCCACGCGCGCCGCCCTGCGATTCACGCTGCCCGGCGGTGAAGTCCGCACGGTGGATCAGGCGCATCTCGGACTCGTCATCGACGATGCCTGCGATGGGCTCGATGGCGTGTCGGCCGTGTCCGTGCTCGCGGAAACGTTGCGCAATCTGTACGACGGCATCAGTGCCGACGAACTGTCGCTGGCGCCGATCCTCGCGGCGCGCGCGCTCGTCGAGACCGAACCGAACTATGCCTTCGTGAGCGCGCGGCTGCTGCTCGAGCGCCTGCGCACCGAAGTGCTCAGCTACATTCACGGGCATCACGTCGAAGCCCGCGCGGCCGAGATGGGGCAGCACTATCCGGAATACTTCCCGCAATACGTGGAGCAGGGCATCGCGCTCGGGCTGCTCGATCCGGAGCTCGCCCGTTTCGACCTGGGGCGCATTGCCGCCGCGCTGCGTCCCGAGCGGGATCTGGCGTTCCGGTATCTCGGTCTGCAGACGTTGTACGATCGTTACCTGCTGCACACGGATGGGGTGCGCGTCGAATTGCCGCAGGCGTTCTTCATGCGCGTGGCCATGGGCCTGGCGTTGCGGGAAGTGGATCGTGAAGCGCGCGCCATCGAGTTCTACGAGCTCATCTCGTCGTTCGATTTCATGTGTTCGACGCCCACGCTCTTCAACGCCGGCACGCCGCGGGCGCAGTTGTCGTCGTGCTTCTTGACGAGTGTGCCCGACGATCTCGACGGGATCTTCAAGAGCGTCAAGGACAACGCGCTGCTGGCCAAGTATTCGGGCGGCCTGGGCAACGACTGGAGTCGCGTGCGCGGTCTGGGTGCGCACATTCGTGGCACCAACGGACGGTCACAGGGTGTCGTGCCGTTCCTCAAGGTGGCGAACGACACCGCCGTGGCCGTGAATCAGGGTGGGAAGCGCAAGGGCGCCGTGTGCGCGTATCTCGAAACGTGGCACATCGACATCGAGGACTTCCTCGATCTGCGCAAGAACACCGGCGACGACCGGCGCCGGACGCACGACATGAACACGGCCAACTGGATCCCCGATCTGTTCATGCAGCGCGTGGAAGAGAACGGGGAGTGGACGCTGTTCTCGCCCGACGAAGTGCCCGACCTGCACGATCTGTATGGTCCCGCGTTCGCCGAGCGGTATCTCGTGCACGAAGCGCGTGCCGACCGGGGAGAGATCGCGGTACACAAGCGCGTACGCGCCGCCGATCTCTGGCGTCGCATGCTCACCATGCTGTTCGAGACCGGGCACCCGTGGATCACGTTCAAGGATCCGTGCAATCTCCGGTCTCCGCAGCAGCACGTGGGTGTGATCCATTCGTCCAACCTCTGCACCGAGATCACGCTCAACACGTCGGACAGCGAAGTCGCCGTGTGCAATCTCGGGTCGGTGAACCTGGCCAATCACATCACGGCCAGCGGACTCGATCGGCAGCGCCTGTCGCGCACCGTCCGCACGGCCGTGCGGATGCTCGACAACGTCATCGACATCAACTACTACACCATCCCCGAAGCACGGCGCTCCAACCTGCGCCATCGCCCCGTCGGCCTGGGGATCATGGGATTCCAGGACGCGCTGCACACGCTGCGCCTGCCGTATGCGTCCGACGACGCCGTGCGGTTCGCCGACGAGAGCATGGAGTTCCTGAGCTACGAAGCGATCGGCGCCTCGTCCGATCTCGCGGTGGAGCGGGGCACGTATGCGTCGTTCAACGGCTCGCTCTGGAGCCGCGGCATTCTGCCCATCGATTCACTGGAACTGCTCGGGCAGGCACGCGCCGATGTGGGCAGCGCCCTCGAATGCGATCGCAGCGCGCAACTCGACTGGAATGCGCTGCGTGAACGCGTCCGGGCGCAGGGGATGCGAAACTCCAATCTGCTGGCCATCGCCCCCACGGCCACGATCTCCAACATCTGCGGCGTGTCGCAGTCGATCGAGCCCTCGTATCGGAACCTGTTCGTGAAATCGAACATGTCGGGGGAATTCACGGAAGTGAACGAATACCTCGTGCACGATCTCAAGGATCGCGGATTGTGGGACGAGGTCATGGTGAGCGATCTCAAGTACTTCGATGGCAGCCTGGGTCCCATAGACCGGGTGCCCGAAGATCTCAAGCGTCTGTACATGACGGCGTTCGAGATCGACTGCAGTTGGCTCATCGAGGCTGCGGCGCGTCGGCAGAAGTGGATCGATCAGGCGCAGTCGCTCAATCTGTATGTCGCGCAGCCCAGCGGCAGGCAGTTGGACTCGCTGTACCGGTTGGCATGGCGCCGTGGCCTCAAGACCACCTACTACCTCCGCTCCCAGAGCGCGACACACGTGGAGAAGAGCACCCTCAAGGGTACCGATGGCAAACTCAATGCCGTGGCGGTGGCCGCGACACGCACCGTCGAAGCCGTCGAGGCGATGACCGCCCCGGCATGCTCCATCGACAATCCCGATTGTGAGGCGTGCCAGTGA
- a CDS encoding ribonucleotide-diphosphate reductase subunit beta: protein MKTTTETIQDTPLDASASESQPGPSLADLATGLGEIDRHGGRVHVDDKAMINCRADVNQLLPLKYRWAWEKYLNACNNHWMPTEVSMQADLALWRSRDGLTDDERRAIKRNLGFFAASESLVANNIVLAIYRHLTNPECRQYLLRQAFEEAIHTHTFQYICESLGLDEGELFNMYREVPSITEKAAWALRYTQHLSDPTFSTGTPEHDQAFLRDLVAFYVVFEGMWFYTGFAQILSLGRRNKMVGIAEQYQYILRDESIHLNFGIDVINQIKAENPHLWTSAFQEEVRQMLAEACALEVAYGKDTMPRGFLGLNAALCESYMHFITNRRCAQLGLAPVFPETENPFPWMSEAIDLKKEKNFFETRVIEYQNGGALRWD, encoded by the coding sequence ATGAAGACGACTACGGAGACGATTCAGGATACCCCGTTGGACGCGTCCGCATCGGAGTCTCAGCCCGGTCCTTCGCTCGCCGATCTCGCGACCGGACTGGGCGAGATCGACCGTCATGGCGGCCGCGTGCACGTCGACGACAAGGCGATGATCAATTGCCGCGCCGATGTGAATCAGTTGCTTCCCCTCAAGTATCGCTGGGCGTGGGAGAAGTATCTGAATGCCTGCAACAACCACTGGATGCCCACTGAGGTGTCGATGCAGGCCGACCTCGCGCTCTGGCGGTCGCGCGATGGCCTCACCGACGACGAGCGCCGGGCTATCAAGCGCAATCTCGGGTTCTTCGCCGCCTCGGAATCCCTGGTGGCGAACAACATCGTGCTGGCGATCTACCGGCATCTGACCAATCCGGAATGCCGGCAATACCTCCTCCGGCAGGCCTTCGAGGAGGCCATCCACACCCACACCTTCCAGTACATCTGCGAAAGCCTCGGCCTCGATGAAGGCGAGCTGTTCAACATGTACCGGGAAGTGCCGTCGATCACCGAGAAGGCGGCGTGGGCACTGCGATACACGCAACATCTGTCCGATCCGACGTTCTCCACCGGCACGCCGGAGCACGATCAGGCGTTTCTGCGGGATCTGGTGGCGTTCTACGTGGTGTTCGAGGGCATGTGGTTCTACACCGGCTTCGCGCAGATCCTGTCACTGGGACGGCGCAACAAGATGGTCGGCATCGCCGAGCAGTATCAGTACATTCTGCGTGACGAGTCGATTCACCTGAACTTCGGCATCGACGTCATCAACCAGATCAAGGCGGAGAACCCGCATCTCTGGACGTCGGCGTTCCAGGAGGAAGTGCGACAGATGCTCGCCGAAGCCTGCGCGCTCGAGGTGGCCTACGGCAAGGACACCATGCCGCGTGGGTTCCTCGGACTCAACGCCGCGCTGTGTGAGTCGTACATGCACTTCATCACGAACCGTCGCTGCGCGCAACTGGGACTCGCTCCGGTGTTTCCGGAGACGGAGAATCCGTTCCCCTGGATGTCGGAAGCGATCGATCTCAAGAAGGAGAAGAACTTCTTCGAGACGCGCGTGATCGAGTATCAGAACGGAGGGGCGCTGCGCTGGGATTGA
- a CDS encoding short-chain fatty acyl-CoA regulator family protein produces MSHGRKLFVGPRLRRLREQTGWSQAQLAERLRLSLSYVSQIENNQRPVTASVLLRLAEAFGGDVAQFSEEPDRRLLAELHDALGDRTLSIEPFSAVTLQRVVEHAPELVDVFLTLHQRHARLREEYAQTVDRFYGELGSDLGDGRLREALVPLPHEEVRDHFNRRNNYIEPLDHPAEEFAHVANVVPGARANAMRQALRARFGVEVVDADASDGWLRRYDPTRRRLSLPPGLSDAQQAFQLATQFALLGYGDVIDAELRDGGFTDAATQALARQGLAHYFAGAVLLPYGDFLQAARAHRYDIELLERRFQVSFETVCHRLSTLQRPNARGVPFYFVRVDQAGNISKRQSATSFHFARHGGACPLWNVHEAFARPGRILTQVAEMPDGTRFFGMARTIERGGGGYRARRKLFAIGLGCEIAHARDLIYADGIDLERPADVIPIGPGCRVCPRHDCVQRAFPPAGKTLAVNSDTESLVPYRFSGE; encoded by the coding sequence ATGTCCCATGGTCGAAAGCTCTTCGTCGGTCCCCGCCTCCGGCGCCTCCGCGAACAGACGGGATGGAGTCAGGCTCAGCTGGCCGAACGGCTCCGCCTCTCCCTGAGCTACGTCAGTCAGATCGAGAACAACCAGCGACCCGTCACGGCGTCGGTGCTTCTCCGGCTCGCCGAAGCCTTCGGTGGTGATGTCGCACAATTCTCCGAAGAACCCGACCGGCGGCTGCTCGCCGAACTCCACGACGCGCTCGGCGATCGCACCCTGAGCATCGAACCGTTTTCGGCGGTGACACTGCAGCGGGTGGTCGAACACGCACCGGAACTCGTGGATGTGTTTCTCACCCTCCATCAGCGTCATGCGCGGTTGCGTGAGGAGTATGCGCAGACCGTCGATCGTTTCTACGGAGAGCTCGGATCGGATCTGGGTGACGGGCGCCTGCGGGAAGCCCTCGTGCCACTGCCGCACGAGGAAGTCCGGGATCATTTCAATCGGCGCAACAACTACATCGAGCCACTGGATCATCCCGCCGAGGAGTTCGCTCATGTGGCGAACGTGGTGCCGGGTGCACGCGCGAACGCGATGCGTCAGGCTCTCCGCGCACGGTTCGGTGTCGAGGTCGTCGACGCCGATGCGTCCGACGGCTGGCTGCGGCGCTATGATCCCACACGTCGTCGTCTGTCGTTGCCGCCCGGCCTGAGCGATGCCCAGCAGGCATTCCAGCTGGCCACGCAGTTCGCATTGCTGGGATATGGCGATGTCATCGACGCCGAGCTGCGTGATGGCGGATTCACCGATGCGGCCACGCAGGCGCTCGCGCGGCAGGGGCTGGCCCACTATTTCGCCGGTGCGGTGCTGTTGCCCTATGGCGACTTCCTGCAAGCCGCCCGCGCGCATCGCTACGACATCGAACTACTCGAACGACGTTTTCAGGTGAGCTTCGAGACGGTCTGTCATCGCCTCTCGACCCTGCAGCGCCCCAATGCCCGCGGCGTGCCGTTCTATTTCGTGCGCGTCGACCAGGCCGGCAATATTTCGAAACGACAGAGCGCCACATCCTTTCACTTTGCCCGGCATGGGGGCGCCTGTCCGCTCTGGAATGTGCATGAGGCCTTTGCCCGGCCCGGTCGCATCCTCACGCAGGTCGCCGAGATGCCCGATGGCACACGCTTTTTCGGCATGGCCCGGACCATCGAACGCGGCGGCGGTGGCTATCGCGCGCGGCGCAAGCTGTTTGCCATCGGCCTCGGTTGCGAGATCGCACACGCACGCGATCTCATCTACGCCGATGGCATCGACCTCGAGCGCCCTGCCGATGTCATCCCCATCGGCCCCGGTTGTCGTGTCTGCCCTCGCCACGACTGTGTGCAGCGTGCCTTCCCACCGGCCGGCAAGACGCTGGCGGTGAACAGTGATACCGAGTCACTCGTGCCGTATCGGTTCAGCGGCGAATGA
- a CDS encoding CoA-acylating methylmalonate-semialdehyde dehydrogenase produces the protein MASVDVPRIPLLIDGAFVESQTTQWRDVVNPATQAVLARVPLATPEEVAAAVAAAQAAFPAWRRTPIGTRARIFLKYQQLIREHMPALAATLTAEQGKTLADAEGDVFRGLEVVEHAAAIGNLQLGELAANVANGVDTWTRLQPLGVCVGITPFNFPAMIPLWMFPMAIACGNTFVLKPSEQDPMVTMELVRLALEAGIPKGVLNVVHGAADVVNALCDHPDVKAVSFVGSTRVGTHVYQRASLAGKRVQCMMGAKNHAVVLPDANRAATINALVGSAFGAAGQRCMAVSVAILVGDARNWVTDIVAAARTLKVGRGEENPDVGPVISCAAKERVHGLIAQGLEEGATLALDGRNPSLPESLGQGNFIAPTIFAGVKPGMTIYDQEIFGPVLCLMEAETLDEAIALINANPNGNGTSVFTQSGAAARKFEEDIDVGQVGINVPIPVPVPLFSFTGSRASKLGDLGPYGKQVVLFYTQTKTVTARWFDDGVSSGVNTTISLR, from the coding sequence ATGGCGTCGGTGGACGTCCCCCGTATTCCGCTGCTGATCGACGGCGCGTTTGTCGAGTCACAGACCACCCAGTGGCGCGACGTCGTGAATCCGGCCACGCAGGCCGTCCTGGCCCGGGTGCCGCTGGCGACGCCGGAGGAGGTCGCGGCAGCGGTGGCGGCCGCCCAGGCCGCGTTCCCGGCCTGGCGCCGGACGCCTATCGGCACCCGCGCCCGGATCTTCCTCAAGTACCAGCAGCTCATCCGGGAGCACATGCCGGCGCTGGCCGCCACTCTCACCGCGGAGCAGGGCAAGACCCTGGCCGACGCCGAAGGCGACGTGTTCCGCGGCCTCGAGGTGGTCGAACACGCGGCGGCGATCGGCAATCTCCAACTCGGGGAACTGGCCGCGAACGTGGCGAACGGTGTCGACACCTGGACGCGATTGCAGCCACTCGGCGTATGCGTGGGAATCACGCCGTTCAACTTCCCGGCGATGATTCCGCTCTGGATGTTCCCGATGGCCATTGCCTGCGGGAACACCTTCGTGCTCAAGCCATCGGAACAGGATCCGATGGTGACGATGGAGCTGGTGCGTCTGGCGCTCGAAGCCGGCATCCCCAAAGGCGTGCTCAACGTCGTCCATGGCGCCGCCGATGTCGTGAATGCGCTCTGCGATCATCCCGACGTGAAGGCCGTGTCCTTCGTCGGCTCCACGCGTGTGGGCACGCATGTGTACCAGCGCGCGTCGCTGGCCGGCAAGCGGGTGCAGTGCATGATGGGCGCCAAGAATCATGCGGTGGTACTGCCGGATGCGAATCGCGCGGCCACGATCAATGCACTCGTGGGCTCCGCTTTCGGAGCCGCCGGTCAGCGATGCATGGCGGTCTCGGTGGCGATTCTGGTGGGTGACGCCCGCAACTGGGTGACCGACATCGTGGCTGCCGCGCGTACCTTGAAAGTGGGGCGGGGTGAAGAGAACCCCGATGTGGGACCGGTCATCTCCTGTGCCGCGAAGGAACGCGTCCACGGTCTCATCGCCCAGGGACTGGAAGAAGGTGCCACGCTCGCACTGGATGGCCGCAATCCGTCACTGCCCGAATCCCTCGGTCAGGGCAACTTCATCGCCCCGACGATCTTCGCCGGTGTGAAGCCCGGCATGACGATCTACGATCAGGAGATCTTCGGTCCGGTGCTCTGCCTCATGGAGGCCGAAACGCTCGATGAAGCCATTGCGCTCATCAATGCCAATCCGAACGGCAACGGCACCTCGGTGTTCACGCAGTCGGGAGCAGCGGCCCGCAAGTTCGAGGAAGACATCGATGTCGGGCAGGTTGGCATCAACGTGCCCATTCCCGTGCCCGTGCCGCTCTTCTCCTTCACCGGCTCCCGTGCGTCGAAGCTCGGTGATCTCGGTCCGTACGGGAAGCAGGTCGTGCTGTTCTACACGCAGACCAAGACCGTCACCGCCCGGTGGTTCGACGACGGCGTCTCGAGTGGTGTCAACACCACCATCAGTCTTCGCTGA
- a CDS encoding acyl-CoA dehydrogenase family protein: protein MNFSLSEEQQAFQEAAREFASRELAPHAARWDAEGFFPRETIASAGALGFCGIYASTAYHGLGLSRLDATVVFEELAAACPSTTAFITIHNMATWMITTFARPDVAEAWGPRLATGEKLASYCLTEPGAGSDAASLTTSAVRDGEHYVIRGTKAFVSGAGATDALVVMARTGGSGPAGISAFLVPADGHGVSYGKKEEKMGWNSQPTRSITFEDVRIPVTHLLGNEGDGFRIAMKGLDGGRINIATCSIGAAQGALAITRRYMHERRQFGKALADFQALQFKFADMATELVAARQMVRLAAARLDAGDVDAGVYCAMAKRLATDIGFEVCNQALQIHGGYGYIREYPLERLLRDARVHQILEGTNEIMRVIVARRMLQDHATETIR from the coding sequence ATGAACTTCTCGCTCTCCGAAGAGCAGCAGGCGTTTCAGGAAGCGGCCCGTGAGTTCGCGAGTCGTGAACTCGCACCACACGCCGCCCGATGGGATGCCGAGGGCTTCTTCCCACGTGAGACCATCGCGAGTGCCGGCGCACTCGGGTTCTGCGGTATCTACGCCAGCACGGCGTATCATGGATTGGGACTGTCGCGTCTCGATGCCACGGTCGTGTTCGAGGAACTCGCCGCCGCCTGTCCGTCGACCACCGCGTTCATCACGATCCACAACATGGCGACGTGGATGATCACCACGTTCGCCCGGCCCGACGTGGCGGAGGCGTGGGGACCACGGCTTGCCACCGGCGAGAAACTCGCGTCCTACTGCCTGACCGAGCCCGGCGCCGGATCCGATGCCGCCTCGCTCACGACATCGGCCGTGCGCGATGGGGAACACTACGTCATTCGTGGCACCAAGGCGTTCGTATCGGGTGCCGGTGCCACGGATGCGCTCGTGGTCATGGCCCGCACCGGTGGCAGCGGGCCGGCCGGTATCTCGGCGTTTCTCGTGCCCGCCGACGGCCACGGCGTGAGCTACGGCAAGAAAGAAGAGAAGATGGGCTGGAACAGTCAGCCCACCCGCAGCATCACTTTCGAGGACGTGCGCATTCCCGTCACCCATCTCCTGGGCAACGAAGGTGATGGCTTCAGGATCGCGATGAAGGGATTGGACGGCGGACGCATCAACATCGCCACGTGTTCCATCGGCGCCGCACAGGGAGCGCTGGCGATCACGCGCCGCTACATGCACGAGCGTCGGCAGTTCGGCAAAGCGCTGGCGGACTTCCAGGCGCTGCAGTTCAAGTTCGCCGACATGGCCACGGAACTGGTGGCCGCGCGACAGATGGTGCGTCTGGCGGCGGCGCGACTCGATGCCGGCGATGTCGATGCCGGTGTGTACTGCGCGATGGCGAAGCGTCTGGCCACCGACATCGGGTTCGAAGTCTGCAATCAGGCCCTCCAGATCCACGGCGGCTACGGCTACATCCGCGAGTATCCGCTGGAACGCCTGCTGCGGGATGCCCGTGTTCATCAGATCCTCGAAGGCACCAACGAGATCATGCGCGTGATCGTCGCACGCCGCATGCTGCAGGACCACGCGACGGAGACCATTCGATGA
- a CDS encoding enoyl-CoA hydratase, producing MTSRSTASYAGLALEKRGHTAIVTLNNPPAHTWTLESLSALEHLVADLDADRAIYALVITGSGEKFFSAGADLKLFADGDKAMARAMARRFGAAFEALAAFRGVSIAAINGYAMGGGLECALACDLRVAEPHAVLALPEASVGLLPCAGGTQWLSWTVSESWAKRMILLGERVDATTALRIGLVDEIAERGQGLERALVMADSVARQSPSAVRACKALIHAARSGTPRTALVTEREAFVDLFETEDQREGVNAFLAKRTPVWRNG from the coding sequence ATGACCAGCAGGTCCACCGCTTCGTACGCCGGGCTCGCGCTGGAGAAGCGCGGCCACACGGCCATCGTGACGCTGAACAATCCGCCGGCGCACACCTGGACACTGGAGAGCCTGTCGGCACTGGAACACCTGGTGGCCGATCTCGACGCCGATCGGGCGATCTATGCGCTCGTGATCACGGGTTCCGGCGAGAAGTTCTTCAGCGCCGGCGCGGATCTCAAGCTCTTCGCCGATGGCGACAAGGCCATGGCGCGGGCGATGGCGCGACGGTTCGGTGCGGCATTCGAAGCGCTGGCCGCATTCCGCGGCGTCAGTATCGCGGCCATCAACGGCTATGCGATGGGTGGAGGGCTGGAGTGCGCGCTCGCCTGCGATCTGCGCGTGGCGGAACCCCATGCCGTGCTCGCCCTGCCGGAAGCCTCGGTGGGCTTGCTGCCGTGCGCTGGCGGTACGCAGTGGTTGTCGTGGACCGTGAGCGAGTCGTGGGCCAAGCGCATGATTCTCCTCGGCGAGCGTGTCGACGCGACGACGGCCCTGCGCATCGGTCTCGTCGACGAGATCGCCGAGCGAGGGCAGGGGCTCGAGCGCGCGCTCGTCATGGCCGATTCGGTGGCGCGACAGAGCCCCAGCGCGGTGCGGGCCTGCAAAGCGCTCATTCATGCGGCGCGGTCAGGCACGCCCCGAACGGCCCTCGTGACCGAACGCGAAGCTTTCGTGGATCTCTTCGAGACCGAAGACCAGCGCGAAGGTGTGAACGCCTTCCTTGCCAAGCGTACGCCGGTGTGGCGCAATGGCTGA
- a CDS encoding enoyl-CoA hydratase/isomerase family protein translates to MAEEAVIANAPVLFETIETSSGHRFGRATLNVPASLNALSLAMVDLLDPQLAAWADDATIAGVVLDAAGPKAFCAGGDVVGLYRAIRSTTAGEIPPDAANFFEREYRLDYRIHRYPKPLLCWGHGIVMGGGIGLHAGASHRVVTPQTRMAMPEIGIGLYPDVGGSWLLSRLPRGVGLFLALTGASLNASDARFLGMADIVLPHDRHDAVLESIAAARWTGVRGADHAQLSHLLQAFVDDVPLPPSAVRTHYDRIDAVIGNDELVDIASRLSELAADPDPWLAQAGTTFIKGSPTSAALSVALQRRARHLSLADAFRLEWQASVGCCLHHDFAEGVRALLVDKDKSPRWSPSTLSDVTPDLIASHLRPHHRGANPLADLL, encoded by the coding sequence ATGGCTGAAGAGGCTGTGATCGCCAACGCTCCGGTCCTCTTCGAGACCATCGAAACCTCCAGCGGCCATCGATTCGGACGGGCGACGCTCAATGTGCCAGCGAGCCTCAATGCGCTCTCGCTGGCGATGGTCGATCTGCTCGATCCACAGCTCGCGGCGTGGGCCGATGACGCGACGATCGCCGGCGTGGTGCTCGATGCCGCCGGTCCGAAAGCGTTCTGCGCGGGCGGCGATGTGGTGGGCCTGTACCGCGCGATCCGGTCCACGACCGCGGGGGAGATCCCTCCCGACGCCGCGAACTTCTTCGAACGCGAGTACCGGCTCGACTATCGCATTCACCGCTATCCGAAGCCGCTGCTCTGCTGGGGACATGGCATCGTGATGGGCGGTGGCATCGGGCTGCACGCCGGTGCGTCGCATCGGGTGGTGACGCCGCAGACGCGCATGGCGATGCCAGAGATCGGCATCGGGTTGTATCCGGATGTGGGAGGAAGCTGGTTGCTGTCCCGTCTTCCCCGTGGCGTCGGATTGTTTCTCGCCCTCACCGGCGCATCGCTCAATGCCAGTGATGCGCGGTTCCTGGGCATGGCCGACATCGTGCTGCCACACGATCGTCATGACGCGGTGCTCGAATCCATTGCGGCAGCCCGCTGGACGGGTGTGCGCGGTGCGGACCATGCGCAGTTGAGTCATCTGCTGCAGGCGTTCGTCGATGACGTTCCGCTCCCTCCGTCCGCGGTGCGCACGCACTACGACCGGATCGACGCCGTCATCGGCAACGACGAACTGGTGGATATCGCTTCCCGTCTCAGCGAACTCGCCGCGGATCCCGATCCGTGGCTGGCGCAGGCCGGTACGACCTTCATCAAGGGGTCGCCGACATCGGCCGCCCTGAGCGTCGCTCTGCAGCGTCGTGCGCGTCATCTGTCACTGGCCGACGCCTTCCGCCTGGAATGGCAGGCTTCAGTGGGATGCTGTCTCCACCATGATTTTGCCGAAGGGGTGCGGGCGCTGTTGGTGGACAAGGACAAGTCGCCCCGGTGGAGTCCATCGACACTCTCCGATGTGACGCCCGATCTCATCGCATCGCATCTCCGTCCTCACCACCGCGGCGCGAATCCGCTCGCCGATCTCCTCTGA